TACTTGAAAGGATAAATCTCCTTCAGAATTCCGGCACGAACATGGATGGTGTGCAATTTAATGCAGCATGCAGCACGATTGTCAGAAACACGGAAGCAATACCGGATGCATATGATCAGGCAGTCGAGTGTTTACGCAGATGCCTTATGGATAATACGCGGAATCTGTTGGATGCGGCTGATCTGAAAGATAAAAAACCGATATATTACTTTTCCGTTAAAGATGGTCAAAACCTTATTGCCGAATTACGGATTCAGAACAGGCAGCAAATAACTGCTTACACAAAAAAACTCGTTTACAGTAAAATAGAAATGTATTCACCTGAACTGATGGACGCTTACTGCCTATACCTTTTTTCTTGTGCCGCGAAAGTCGCGATGGAATACAATCTATCTGCCGATGTTGTTGCAAAGCATACGTACTCATCGGTACTGGAGAGTTCAGAACCGATAAACAGAAAAGTGGAAAGCCTGGCAATTCTGTGCAAGGAGATTGTAGAAAGTCGAGATAAAGAACAAAAACGATTTAAAAGCCTCTCTCTCGAAATCGCACTGAATTATATAAATGAGAATTATACGAAACCTATTTCCCTGTCTATAATCGCGGACAACCTGCATGTATCAACAAGTTACCTGAGCGAGCTTCTGAAACGTTCCCTGGGGATGAGTTATATTCAATATATCAACAAACTGAGAATTGAAAAATCACTTGAACTTCTGCAGAATAGTGATCTGACAATAAAAAAGATCAGCAAAATGATAGGATACGATACGGAACATTCATTCATCAGGAATTTCAAACGTGCATTCGGTCGAACTCCGGCGGATTATCGCAACAGAACAAAGAATATATCCATAAAAGAAAAAACATACATCCCTGAAAACGATTTTTCGACATAAACGAATTATTGTAAATTGACGGTTTTTCCCGACGGCTCATAAAATCTATTCATGCTTCACATACTTCAAAAGCGGAACAGTTTAATTACTACATTTGTCAAATACCGTTACCTATATCTGATGCTGTTTCCCGGTCTGTTGTGGTTTTTCATATATCGTTATCTTCCCATGGCAGGACTTTTAATCGCGTTTAAGGAATTCAGTTTTTCAAAAGGAATACTCGGCAGCGACTGGGCGGGATTGAAATACTTTGAATTTATCTTTTTCCGACATCCGGATTTTTATCGGATTCTCACCAATACACTCCTGATTAATTTCTATCGAATCGTCATCTCCATGCCTGTACCGATAATCCTGGCTTTAATGCTGAATGAAGTTACATCATCGGCTTTCAGGAGATCGGTACAGACTCTGATCTATCTGCCCCATTTCGTTTCCTGGGTGATTTTTGGAGGCATAATTGTACAATTTCTTTCCCCTTCGTCAGGACTCATTAACGGAATCCTGAAAAGTATGGGCCTCGAACCGGTCTTTTTTCTTATACGGGAGGACCTTTTCCGTTCAATAATTGTAGTCAGTGATATCTGGAAAAGCGCCGGCTGGGGAACTATCATATATCTCGCGGCGCTTTCCGGAGTCGATCCGCAGCTTTTTGATGCTGCGACAATCGACGGTGCAAACCGATGGCAGAAAATCATCCACATAACAATACCGTCGATTTCCGCTACCATTGTAATAATCTTCCTGCTGAAAATAGGTCAGCTTCTTCAAATCGGTTTCGAACAGATATACGTACTCTATAATCCTGCGGTCTACAGTACCGGTGATGTAATAAGTACCTATGTGTACCGGGTAGGTATCGGACAGGGCCGGTTCAGCCTTACAACGGCGATCGGATTATTTCAGTCGATTATAGGATTGATACTTATAAGCAGTGCAAACTGGTTTTCCAGACGATATCTTGACAGGAGTCTTTGGTGATTAAACATCGCGGCCTGGAAGTTTTTCCAGCGATCAACGGCATTATTCTGGCATTGGCAGCTTTTCTATGTTTCCTTCCATTCTACTATGTTTTCACTATTTCTTTAAGTGAAGCGACCCAGGTACGGGAAGGCGTTATCAGTCTACTGCCCCAGGGATTCTCACTGGAAGCATACCAGACAATATTCAGGCAGGCAGCTTTTTTTAACGCGTTCCGCACAACAGTCATCCGTACTGTTTTGGGAACTGCTGTAAACCTGGCGTTACAGGCCACGTTCGGCTATGCTCTTTCACGGTCGTATCTGAAAGGCCGAAAGATCATGTTGATAATGGTCGTATTCACTATACTCTTCAATCCGGGAATCATACCTAACTATCTCATAGTTCGTTATACCGGACTCATTGATACAATATGGGCCCTGATTATTCCCAATGCAATTAATTCTTTTAATGTTCTAGTTCTCGTGAGTTTCTTTGCATCCATACCCGACAGTATTGAAGAATCCGCAAAAATGGACGGAGCAAACGATATCATCATTTTCTGGAAGCTAATGATACCTCTATCCCTTCCGGCGATTGCTACCATTTCACTTTTTATATCCGTTTTTCACTGGAATTCACTGATGGACGGAATCATGTACATAAATAAATCTACGTTAAAACCCCTGCAGGTCTACCTTATGGACCTGGTCATGCGCACCCAAACAGAAGGTTTAACAGGCGGTGAATCAGATACAGAGCTTACAACCATTACAATACAAACTGCAGCGATTTTTGCAGGAACTCTTCCAATCCTGCTTATCTACCCTTTTGTACAGCGCTACTTTATGAAAGGAATTATGCTTGGAGCTATTAAAGGATAGTTTCATGTATAAAAACCGGTGTAATCATCGTTGATGAAAATAGCCGGAATAGAAAAGGAGGCTTCAATGAAAAAACATTGGACAGAAATCTTATCAATTTTATGTGCAGTCTCGCTTACTGTGACCCTTCTTACAGGATGCAGTAAGGCGGAAAAGACCAGTGAAGAGGTTCAGGACAAACTGGAATACCTCACCAACATCAATGTAGACACGGAGAAATATGATATAAATGACAACCCATACCTGGATTACATTGAAGAGCAAAATGGGGTTGATATCGAAATTATCAATGAGGCATCATCTTCTCAATACGTTCAGAAAGCGAGTATCATTTTCGCCTCCGGCAAACTGCCTGATTATGTACTGATTAATAATGATCTTCGAACAAACTTTTCTATCTGGGCGAGGGAAGGATTACTTCTGCCTTTGGATGAATATATCGATGAAACAACCTACATGAAGAACGATATTCTGCCCCTTTCCTGGGAACTCTCCAAAATAGATGAAAAGACCTATGCCATTCCGATGCAGCGCTACGATGTTTCTCCCCGAATGACATTCGCCCGCAAAGACTGGCTGGACAAGCTCGGAATCGATCCCGACAATGTACGCAGCATAGACGACTGGTATCACATGCTGAAAGCCTTTGCCAGGAACGATCCCGACGGCAACGGTAAAGACGACACCTACGGAATTACCGGACGAAGTAATGACGAATATTCCCTTTATATTTTTCTCGATGCCTTCAATGCGGCAAAAGCCCGTTATGTAAACGGAGAGGTTTTACCCAATTATATCCTGCCGGAATACAAAGAGTGGCTAAAATTCATGCACAGGCTTTATGAGGAAGGAATAATGGATCCTGAATACGTTGTTAACACGAAGCAGCAGTACTGGGAGAAAATCGCCTCGGATAAAGTCGGCGCGTTCTATCATTTCTGATCACTCCAGGAATACAGGGGACTGAACGGCAGCAGGGAGAATTTGGTACCGATGACTCCGCCCCAATGGGTTGACGGAACACCCGGAAAGAACATCAACGCGATGCCCGTCCGACACTGGATTGCAATAAGCAAAGATGCAGGGAATCCGAAAAAGATTGTCGATCTTCTCGACTGGGCATTCTCACCCGACGGCGGCAATTTTGTACATGCAGGAATCGAAGGAATGGACTATGAACTGACAGGAGACAAGCTTACTGTCAAGCCTGAACGCAAAGGCAAAAGCTGGGCCTGGAGATTCATTACCATGGGAGTACAGAAGACAAAAATGGATGAACAACTGCTTTATGTATTGGAACAATCATGGGGCAAGTTGGGTCTTCAGCATCTGGATTTCAGTACTCAACACGGAACATATGATGAAATATCCATGCTGATTCCTCCTTTTCCCGAACTGGCTGATTACGATTTGCTTTCACAACGCGATGAATTCAGGGAAAAGGCCATTATTGGTGCAATCGACATCGACGCCGAGTGGGACGATTTTGTCGCACGGTGGAGAAGATCGGGCGGTGATGAATGGATCAAATTATACACAGAGTCCTATAACGACATGCAGAATAAATAAGTGAGGAATGGAATGAGCAGGCAGGAACTACTTTTCAGCGATAATTTTCAGAAGATACCCCTTGGAATGTTTTCCGCGAATGTCGGACCCCATACGGAATATCACTTCCGCGAAGAAGCAGCACCAAAGTATGGCTGGGGAGTGGCCTGCTTTTTCCATGACGAATCAAAAGAAGCATGGCACATCAGCGAACGGAATGGGCGCAAAGTCATGCGCCAGACCTTCGCCAATCCCAACAGTTTTACGCACCCGATTGTCTCTGCAGGTAATCAGTACTGGACAGATTACATACTTACTGTTCTTTGCGCACCATCCGAAACAAATGGTCGATGCGGCTGTATTTTCCGCTACTCGACAAACCGACGATATTACTATTTCGGCCTGACAACGGAAGGCGCTGAGCTCATCGTTGTAAATGAGGAACTGAAGCTTCACGAAGTACGCGAGAAAGTACTGGGACAAATAAAATTCTCAAGGAAAAAAGATGTTGTTTATAAACTCACAGTAAGTACGGAAGGTAAAAATATAACATGTTCAATATCGACCGAGGGAGAACCTCAATCGCATATCGGAATAATTAAAACCATGGATGATACTTTTCAGCGCGGGAAAATCGCATTGATTTCCGATATCCCGGCGGATTTTCTTTCTGTGGAAGTTACAGGACCAGAATATGCAAGGAGTATAGCCGTTTCGGCACAGAAGAATGAAAAGAACCGACTGGAGCAGCTGCGATCCATGAATCCGAAACCCAGGCTCTGGAAAAAGATAGCCACCCCCGGTTTCGGAGTCGGCAGGAATCTCCGTTTCGGGGACCTGGATGGAGACGGTGAAATCGAGATCCTGGTTCCACAGGTGATCCAGCACGGCCCCAGGGACGCATACGCGGAAACAGGCTGCATTACGGCGATTGATCTATCCGGAGACATACTGTGGCGTCATGGGAAACCCGATCCTGAGGGGTGGTACCTGACAAACGATGTGGCTGTTCAGGTTCATGATGTCGATGGAGACGGCGCCGCTGAAATTGTCTATTGCAGCGGATTCGAAATCAAAATTGTCGAAGGATCCACCGGCCGGGTACTCAAGAAGATACCGACACCCGAAAGCTGCGGGCACAACAATCAGTTCCCCAGGATACTCGGGGACAGTATCTTTTTTTGTGACGTCCGTGGTCTTGGCAGAAAAGGAGACATCCTGCTCAAGGACCGGTACTGGAATTTCTGGGTTTATGATCAGGACTTGAAACTCATCTGGAAAGGTTCGTGCAAGACCGGTCATTATCCCTACGCCTTCGACATAGATGGTGACGGTAAAGACGAAATTGCAATCGGCTACAGCCTCTATGACGACAATGGCGACCTTCTCTGGTCGCATGACGATCTCCTTATGGATCACAGCGATGGTGTCGCTATCGTCAACCTTCATGATCCTTTATCACAACCGGATACCGTCCTTTACGCGGCAAGCGATGAGGGCGTTTTGTTCCTTGATATTAATGGTACCATTCGAAAACACCACTACGTAGGCCACGCACAAAATCCCGCAATACTTAAACTGCGCCCGGATCTGCCGGGACTGCAGACTGTGGCCATTGATTTCTGGGGAAATCAGGGAATACTGAATTTCTTCGATGCCGACGGCAACATCTATCATACCTGTGAACCCAACAACTTCGGCAGCATGTGTCTTCCGGTTAACTGGCGTGGAGACGGACAAGAGTATTTCCTGCATTCCACCAACTGCAAGCTGGGAGGGATGTTCGACGGTTGGGGACGACCCGTTGTCGTATTTCCCGACGACGGGCACCCCGATCTGTGCAATGCTGTTTTGGATTTAACAGGAGACTGCCGTGATGAAATCGTCACATGGAACCAGGACGAAATCTGGATCTATACCCAGGACGACAACCCTAAAAACGGCAAATTGTACAAACCCCTGCGGAACCCGCAATTCAACAATTCCAATTACCAGGCATCAGTTTCAATCCCCGGTTGGACGGAGGAACACTAGCCGGCGGGAGAAAATGCTTGTACTTCGACCTGCAAGGGCCTATACTCATTCTATACGGTTATCATGCGGCTGCCGTATAGAATGTTGATTTCTGTTACAGTATCGGGTTAACAGACGCGTAACCTTTTCTTGGTCAGAACATTCAGGTATACGTGCCATGTTCTCTTTGTAGAAAAGTGTCCAGATCAGAACGTTTTATACAGATTGAACAGCTCCTCCTCGATCATCCTGATGGTTTGCATCAGATAGAGATGGCCCGGCGCCTGGGGGTTCATAAATCCACCATTTGCAAAGATACCGGGCGTCAATCCAAGCTATTCCTCTCTACAGGGTTGAACCTATAATGAAAAATTGCTTAATACAGGAACAGTGTAAAAAATGAAAGAAATTATCGCCCACGTTAAACAGAACCCGGACGGTTCTTGGGCCATACCCCAAAACCTGCAAGACCATCTTATGGGAACTGCAGAGCTATCAGCCGCTTTTGCCAGGTCTTTTGATTCAGAATCCTGGGGATATGCTATCGGGATAGCGCATGATTCAGGTAAAGCTCCGAAGAAATGGCAAAAATATTTAAGAAAAAAGAGCGGATATGGATATGACGAAGAAGCCCATCTTGAAAATATTCCAGGGAAGCTGGAACATTCTGCTCCAGGAGCAAAATTAGCCGAAGAAATCTGGGGGCAAGGAATCGGTCGCATACTGTCTTTCTGCATTGCTGGACATCATTCCGGTTTACCTGATTGGAGCGGATCTCAAAGTACACTCGCTTTTCGACTTCAACAAGCGAAAGTAGATAAAATTCCGGACGACCTTCGATCTCTCCTTCAAAGAACACGTATAGATAAACCGCCACGAAAGTTTGATACGACAGGACTTGATCTTTCATTTTGGATCCGTATGTTGTTTTCCTGTC
Above is a genomic segment from Marispirochaeta aestuarii containing:
- a CDS encoding type 2 periplasmic-binding domain-containing protein; the encoded protein is MTPPQWVDGTPGKNINAMPVRHWIAISKDAGNPKKIVDLLDWAFSPDGGNFVHAGIEGMDYELTGDKLTVKPERKGKSWAWRFITMGVQKTKMDEQLLYVLEQSWGKLGLQHLDFSTQHGTYDEISMLIPPFPELADYDLLSQRDEFREKAIIGAIDIDAEWDDFVARWRRSGGDEWIKLYTESYNDMQNK
- a CDS encoding ABC transporter permease, which encodes MAGLLIAFKEFSFSKGILGSDWAGLKYFEFIFFRHPDFYRILTNTLLINFYRIVISMPVPIILALMLNEVTSSAFRRSVQTLIYLPHFVSWVIFGGIIVQFLSPSSGLINGILKSMGLEPVFFLIREDLFRSIIVVSDIWKSAGWGTIIYLAALSGVDPQLFDAATIDGANRWQKIIHITIPSISATIVIIFLLKIGQLLQIGFEQIYVLYNPAVYSTGDVISTYVYRVGIGQGRFSLTTAIGLFQSIIGLILISSANWFSRRYLDRSLW
- a CDS encoding extracellular solute-binding protein, which encodes MKKHWTEILSILCAVSLTVTLLTGCSKAEKTSEEVQDKLEYLTNINVDTEKYDINDNPYLDYIEEQNGVDIEIINEASSSQYVQKASIIFASGKLPDYVLINNDLRTNFSIWAREGLLLPLDEYIDETTYMKNDILPLSWELSKIDEKTYAIPMQRYDVSPRMTFARKDWLDKLGIDPDNVRSIDDWYHMLKAFARNDPDGNGKDDTYGITGRSNDEYSLYIFLDAFNAAKARYVNGEVLPNYILPEYKEWLKFMHRLYEEGIMDPEYVVNTKQQYWEKIASDKVGAFYHF
- a CDS encoding carbohydrate ABC transporter permease; the encoded protein is MIKHRGLEVFPAINGIILALAAFLCFLPFYYVFTISLSEATQVREGVISLLPQGFSLEAYQTIFRQAAFFNAFRTTVIRTVLGTAVNLALQATFGYALSRSYLKGRKIMLIMVVFTILFNPGIIPNYLIVRYTGLIDTIWALIIPNAINSFNVLVLVSFFASIPDSIEESAKMDGANDIIIFWKLMIPLSLPAIATISLFISVFHWNSLMDGIMYINKSTLKPLQVYLMDLVMRTQTEGLTGGESDTELTTITIQTAAIFAGTLPILLIYPFVQRYFMKGIMLGAIKG